The following are encoded together in the Conger conger chromosome 11, fConCon1.1, whole genome shotgun sequence genome:
- the LOC133140385 gene encoding calsenilin-like isoform X1 codes for MQEDGKVVDGDANGVEPGPRGQKESRKWQKPRFTRKALMKCCLVKWIIASTAPQGPDSSDSDLELSTVRHQPEGLEQLQAQTKFTRKELQSLYRGFKNECPSGLVDEETFKSIYSQFFPQGDATTYAHFLFNAFDMDRNGSIRFEDFVIGLSVLLRGSVTEKLNWAFNLYDINKDGYITKEEMLAIMKSIYDMMGRYTYPCVRDDAPFEHVEKFFQKMDRNRDGVVTIDEFIETCQKDENIMSSMQLFENVI; via the exons gaggacGGGAAGGTGGTGGACGGTGATGCTAACGGGGTGGAGCCTGGCCCCCGGGGGCAGAAGGAGAGCCGGAAGTGGCAGAAGCCCAGGTTCACCCGCAAGGCCCTGATGAAGTGCTGTCTGGTCAAGTGGATCATTGCCAGCACAGCGCCACAGGGGCCAG acagcagtgacAGTGACCTGGAGCTGTCCACAGTCCGACACCAGCCTGAGGGTCTGGAGCAGCTACAGGCCCAGACCAAGTTCACCAGGAAGGAGCTGCAGTCACTGTACAGGGGCTTTAAGAAC GAGTGTCCCAGTGGACTGGTGGATGAAGAAACATTCAAGTCCATCTATTCTCAGTTCTTTCCCCAAGGAG atgccACTACGtacgctcacttcctgttcaatGCGTTTGACATGGACCGAAATGGCTCCATTCGCTTTGAG GACTTTGTGATTGGACTGTCGGTGCTACTGAGGggctcagtgacagagaaaCTGAACTGGGCTTTCAACCTCTATGACATCAACAAGGATGGGTACATCACTAAAGAG GAGATGCTGGCGATCATGAAGTCCATCTACGACATGATGGGCAGATACACCTACCCCTGCGTGCGAGACGACGCTCCGTTTGAACACGTGGAGAAGTTCTTCCAG AAAATGGACCGGAACCGAGATGGGGTGGTGACCATTGATGAGTTTATCGAGACCTGTCAGAAG GATGAGAACATCATGAGCTCCATGCAACTCTTTGAAAATGTTATCTAG
- the LOC133140385 gene encoding calsenilin-like isoform X2 has product MSVRWETEGLQTVGIVCLVFMFLKLMHLLGLIDITETDSSDSDLELSTVRHQPEGLEQLQAQTKFTRKELQSLYRGFKNECPSGLVDEETFKSIYSQFFPQGDATTYAHFLFNAFDMDRNGSIRFEDFVIGLSVLLRGSVTEKLNWAFNLYDINKDGYITKEEMLAIMKSIYDMMGRYTYPCVRDDAPFEHVEKFFQKMDRNRDGVVTIDEFIETCQKDENIMSSMQLFENVI; this is encoded by the exons ATGAGTGTGAGGTGGGAAACGGAGGGATTGCAGACGGTGGGGATTGTGTGTCTCGTTTTCATGTTCCTCAAACTGATGCATCTGCTGGGTCTCATCGATATCACcgagacag acagcagtgacAGTGACCTGGAGCTGTCCACAGTCCGACACCAGCCTGAGGGTCTGGAGCAGCTACAGGCCCAGACCAAGTTCACCAGGAAGGAGCTGCAGTCACTGTACAGGGGCTTTAAGAAC GAGTGTCCCAGTGGACTGGTGGATGAAGAAACATTCAAGTCCATCTATTCTCAGTTCTTTCCCCAAGGAG atgccACTACGtacgctcacttcctgttcaatGCGTTTGACATGGACCGAAATGGCTCCATTCGCTTTGAG GACTTTGTGATTGGACTGTCGGTGCTACTGAGGggctcagtgacagagaaaCTGAACTGGGCTTTCAACCTCTATGACATCAACAAGGATGGGTACATCACTAAAGAG GAGATGCTGGCGATCATGAAGTCCATCTACGACATGATGGGCAGATACACCTACCCCTGCGTGCGAGACGACGCTCCGTTTGAACACGTGGAGAAGTTCTTCCAG AAAATGGACCGGAACCGAGATGGGGTGGTGACCATTGATGAGTTTATCGAGACCTGTCAGAAG GATGAGAACATCATGAGCTCCATGCAACTCTTTGAAAATGTTATCTAG